From the Chiroxiphia lanceolata isolate bChiLan1 chromosome 13, bChiLan1.pri, whole genome shotgun sequence genome, one window contains:
- the PPP1R3E gene encoding protein phosphatase 1 regulatory subunit 3E, which produces MDKAGSLHSSVPAPPPRLYLPRNFSCSACLYGSLAEQCRAGCSPDGDAAPTPVVREAAGEKPPQTRGREPTLPAVPPSPTQRRRAKSLPTPGDRSLRPALQHSPSRRKTVRFADSLGLELTSVHLFCEADLPRVPLPAPPTPRPADLLKTRKPPALGDLEPVLFGPPPPLLEPLFPPQPGASPGFVERVRQHKVRLEWVRAEPAGLRGAVRVLNLAYEKVVSVRYTLNGWASCAEAPAAYQPPGPPDGITDRFAFLLPLGAAAATEATLEFAVRYRVAGAEYWDNNEGKNYRLRARQRLPPGTGLPQDPDSSAWIHFI; this is translated from the coding sequence ATGGATAAGGCGGGCTCGCTGCACAGCTCGgtgcccgcgccgccgccccggctcTACCTGCCGCGCAACTTCAGCTGCAGCGCCTGCCTCTATGGCAGCCTGGCCGAGCAGTGCAGGGCGGGCTGCAGCCCCGACGGCGACGCCGCGCCCACGCCCGTGGTGCGGGAGGCGGCGGGCGAGAAGCCGCCGCAGACGCGGGGCCGGGAGCCCACGCTGCCCGccgtgccccccagccccacgcAGCGCCGCCGCGCCAAGTCGCTGCCCACGCCCGGCGACCGCAGCCTGCGCCCCGCGCTGCAGCACAGCCCGTCGCGCCGCAAGACCGTGCGGTTCGCCGactccctggggctggagctcaCCTCCGTGCACCTCTTCTGCGAGGCCGACCTGCCGCGGGTGCCGCTGCCCGCGCCGCCCACGCCGCGCCCCGCAGACCTGCTCAAGACCAGGAAGCCGCCGGCGCTGGGAGACCTGGAGCCGGTGCTGTtcgggccgccgccgccgctgctggAGCCGCTGTTCCCGCCGCAGCCCGGAGCCAGCCCGGGCTTCGTGGAGCGGGTGCGGCAGCACAAGGTGAGGCTGGAGTGGGTGCGGGCAGAGCCCGCGGGGCTGCGCGGAGCCGTGCGCGTCCTCAACCTCGCCTACGAGAAGGTGGTGTCGGTGCGGTACACGCTCAATGGCTGGGCCAGCTGCGCGGAGGCTCCCGCCGCGTACCAGCCGCCCGGGCCGCCCGACGGCATCACCGACCGCTTCgccttcctgctgcccctgggcgctgccgccgccacCGAGGCCACGCTCGAGTTCGCCGTCCGGTACCGCGTGGCCGGGGCCGAGTACTGGGACAACAACGAGGGCAAGAACTACCGGCTGCGGGCCCGGCAGCGCCTCCCGCCCGGCACCGGCCTCCCGCAGGACCCCGACAGCTCCGCCTGGATCCACTTCATCTGA